A genome region from Flavobacterium sp. CFS9 includes the following:
- a CDS encoding DUF6734 family protein codes for MEEPRIIYSLNAFPLINNRWQMGNKLKETVYMTALSILYSHLWYKDIELYADETAYNFLYMLPCRITKMDKEHNKELWMKSKIHAIEKQTKPFVHLDTDVFIKKKINFNFDSIILERRECGYEAHYKKQIDFFNQYTQDLPYWHPDLGLSYSCGILGFNDLTLRDKFIKAYYDLEKIYTTNRKEFEPLKQQGFEPCIVIEQYNLASVLDYNNITPTLLLKGKNITEQSKHANEISYSHLFGIKKYKKDITEEIEYRLFKIFPYWYAQIKIELEKHQIIPKEEISSPTMLAS; via the coding sequence ATGGAAGAACCAAGAATAATATACAGCCTGAACGCTTTTCCTCTGATCAATAATCGTTGGCAAATGGGCAATAAACTTAAGGAAACCGTTTACATGACTGCTTTGAGTATTTTGTACAGTCATCTTTGGTACAAAGACATTGAGCTTTATGCAGACGAAACTGCCTATAACTTTTTGTATATGCTGCCCTGCAGAATCACAAAAATGGACAAGGAGCACAATAAAGAATTGTGGATGAAATCAAAAATTCATGCCATCGAAAAGCAAACTAAACCGTTTGTTCACCTCGATACGGATGTATTTATAAAAAAGAAAATCAATTTCAATTTCGACTCCATTATTCTCGAACGCAGAGAATGCGGTTATGAAGCACACTATAAAAAGCAAATCGATTTCTTTAATCAATATACTCAGGATCTTCCTTACTGGCATCCTGATTTAGGTCTTTCCTACAGCTGCGGTATACTGGGATTTAATGACCTTACACTGCGGGATAAATTTATAAAGGCCTATTATGATCTGGAAAAAATCTATACCACAAACCGTAAGGAATTCGAGCCATTAAAACAACAGGGGTTTGAGCCCTGTATTGTGATCGAGCAATACAATCTGGCTTCTGTATTAGACTATAACAATATTACTCCTACCCTGCTTCTTAAAGGAAAAAATATAACCGAACAGAGTAAACACGCTAATGAAATAAGCTACAGTCATCTCTTTGGTATTAAAAAGTACAAAAAAGACATTACGGAAGAAATTGAATATCGATTGTTTAAAATATTTCCATACTGGTATGCACAAATAAAGATCGAGCTGGAAAAACATCAGATCATACCAAAAGAAGAAATCAGCTCTCCAACGATGCTCGCATCGTAG
- a CDS encoding contractile injection system tape measure protein encodes MQHLGSHLINKLFLEVNTQSKEKAYYLKDHLDTFLKEELLPLLETYFDTLHTQIPLYSIQIEKLDLNLSVSPELNFNALKLEILNQIQKQIDDQIQKGFPDTERYKLMNREEKNSDEFFIFLETGTSPWWVITSDHNYGNGNGKSNVNTPPGPKEGPQLQKNIGDKTFGSKLRNALKNSQIRTRFIKQLSDAQIYDILKKTLLLTADDKETATKMIEKIHRNMRKLVSKSKQGLNQRNLIWEIVFSQLLQHDEGLTKEKLVQLIASFVSISQENLKIILEQIRQNVSDKSVLSVLSNLAPEIANIKALSEQIASEILPESDKEEFLKLKFSETDRSPEVANETHPDTKMETQNREARDLKSGNKKEEKNRKVGDPDKKKKTEENRNPYSKSPKTDATEMAEINALLNRNKEIEGKNEEPKDPEDWHSALFPADGATSDVPSSHYVNNAGLILVHPFLKHLFGNCGLLRKDNTINDPETAAHLLHYIATDREQDYESQMLFEKILCNIPINRPINRNIILEEEFKDQGKEMLQAVLDNWPIMKNSSIALLQNEYLQRPGKIILSEDNPKVIVERKTQDILLDKINWNLGIVKLAWKDKIIFVDW; translated from the coding sequence TCAGATCGAGAAATTAGACCTAAACCTTTCTGTCTCTCCCGAACTTAATTTTAATGCTCTAAAGCTGGAAATTTTAAATCAGATTCAAAAACAAATTGACGATCAGATTCAAAAAGGTTTTCCCGATACCGAACGTTACAAATTAATGAACCGCGAAGAAAAAAACAGTGATGAATTCTTCATTTTTCTGGAAACGGGAACCAGTCCCTGGTGGGTGATTACCAGTGACCATAACTATGGTAACGGCAATGGGAAGAGCAATGTTAATACTCCCCCTGGTCCGAAAGAGGGTCCTCAATTACAAAAAAATATTGGAGACAAAACTTTCGGCTCGAAATTGCGAAATGCATTGAAAAACTCCCAAATCAGAACCCGTTTCATCAAACAATTATCAGACGCACAGATTTATGATATCCTTAAAAAAACACTTCTTTTGACCGCCGATGATAAAGAAACAGCCACCAAAATGATTGAGAAGATCCATCGCAATATGCGCAAACTTGTTTCGAAATCGAAACAGGGCTTAAATCAGCGCAATCTAATTTGGGAGATCGTCTTTTCACAATTATTACAGCATGATGAGGGGCTGACAAAAGAAAAATTAGTGCAGCTAATTGCTTCTTTTGTTTCTATAAGTCAGGAAAACCTGAAAATCATCTTGGAACAAATCAGGCAAAATGTATCCGATAAATCAGTACTCTCCGTACTAAGCAATCTTGCTCCCGAAATAGCCAATATAAAAGCTCTTTCTGAACAAATCGCTTCCGAAATTCTTCCGGAAAGCGATAAAGAAGAATTCTTAAAATTAAAATTTTCAGAAACTGACAGATCTCCTGAAGTTGCTAACGAAACTCATCCTGATACTAAAATGGAAACTCAAAATAGGGAAGCTCGAGATTTAAAATCTGGAAATAAGAAGGAGGAAAAAAATCGTAAAGTTGGTGATCCTGATAAAAAGAAGAAAACCGAAGAAAATCGGAATCCTTATTCAAAATCTCCGAAAACCGATGCTACAGAAATGGCAGAAATTAATGCTCTTTTGAATCGTAACAAGGAAATCGAAGGCAAAAATGAAGAACCCAAGGATCCGGAAGACTGGCATTCGGCATTATTCCCTGCTGACGGAGCAACTTCGGATGTTCCTTCTTCACACTATGTAAACAATGCGGGACTAATACTGGTGCATCCTTTTTTGAAACATCTTTTCGGGAATTGCGGTTTACTCCGTAAAGACAATACGATAAACGATCCCGAAACTGCCGCCCATCTGCTGCACTATATTGCGACAGACCGGGAGCAGGATTATGAATCTCAAATGCTGTTCGAAAAAATATTGTGCAACATCCCCATAAACAGACCTATAAACCGAAACATTATACTCGAGGAAGAATTTAAAGATCAGGGCAAAGAAATGCTGCAAGCCGTTTTAGACAACTGGCCGATTATGAAAAATTCTTCTATAGCCCTATTACAAAATGAGTATTTACAAAGACCCGGTAAAATAATTCTTAGTGAAGACAATCCGAAAGTCATTGTCGAAAGAAAAACACAGGACATCTTATTGGATAAAATCAATTGGAATCTCGGAATTGTAAAACTCGCATGGAAAGACAAGATCATTTTTGTGGACTGGTAA